Proteins encoded together in one Impatiens glandulifera chromosome 1, dImpGla2.1, whole genome shotgun sequence window:
- the LOC124929599 gene encoding benzyl alcohol O-benzoyltransferase-like → MDSQFSTSIAYAAKEELVFTVRRQEPELLLPAKLTPRVHLPLSDIDDQEALRVQVPIINFYGGSDFQISDRDDPVKVIREALSEALVFYYPLAGRLMEGKGRKLIVDCTGEVGILFIEADADITLMQLGIPLQPPFPYLEDLLHDDIVPGSVDDGGIVGCPLLLIQVTRLTCGGFVMACRFNHTMCDGIGLVQFLTAVGELARGRSPPSVQPVWERKLLSARDPPRVTCIHPEYDELVDAGGGAPLEDLVHRSFFFGSSEMEKLKQLVPSPEQLGRHFTSYDLMTACIWRCRTIALGLEPNEDVRVLCAVNVRNKYKPPLPTGYYGNAVACPAALSTAGMLCKEPLGYALKLVLEAKEDVTEEYMKSTADLMVLRGRPPFTGTRTFSISDLRRVGFRDVDFGWGKAGYGGVAKSGIGVKPRLFDFYVSGKNDKDQDGALLLFSLPPTAMKVFEEELQRLLKKGYHILSTL, encoded by the coding sequence atggaCAGCCAATTCAGTACTAGTATTGCATATGCAGCCAAGGAAGAGTTGGTTTTCACGGTGAGAAGACAGGAACCAGAGCTTTTGCTTCCGGCTAAGCTGACCCCTCGTGTTCACTTGCCTCTTTCAGACATAGATGACCAAGAGGCTCTTCGTGTTCAGGTACCCATCATAAACTTCTATGGCGGCTCCGACTTCCAGATTAGTGATAGAGATGATCCAGTTAAGGTTATTCGTGAAGCCCTTTCCGAGGCCCTTGTCTTTTACTATCCTTTAGCCGGTCGCTTAATGGAGGGCAAAGGGCGCAAACTTATCGTGGATTGCACCGGAGAAGTAGGAATCTTGTTTATAGAGGCCGATGCTGACATCACCCTCATGCAGTTGGGCATCCCCCTTCAACCTCCGTTTCCTTACTTGGAAGACCTTCTTCACGATGATATTGTTCCAGGCTCAGTCGACGACGGTGGTATAGTTGGATGCCCATTGCTTTTAATTCAGGTCACGCGCCTCACATGCGGTGGCTTCGTCATGGCATGCCGCTTCAATCACACCATGTGCGACGGGATAGGACTGGTTCAATTCCTAACGGCTGTCGGAGAACTTGCAAGAGGGCGATCACCACCTTCTGTACAACCCGTATGGGAGAGAAAACTGTTGAGCGCCAGGGATCCACCGCGCGTGACTTGCATTCATCCCGAGTACGATGAGTTGGTCGACGCAGGAGGAGGAGCCCCACTTGAGGATTTAGTTCATCGTTCTTTCTTTTTTGGGTCATCAGAAATGGAGAAATTGAAACAGCTCGTCCCTAGTCCCGAGCAGCTCGGTCGTCACTTTACCTCGTACGACTTGATGACGGCCTGCATCTGGCGATGTCGCACCATCGCTCTGGGGTTGGAACCAAACGAGGATGTGCGGGTTCTTTGTGCGGTCAATGTCCGCAACAAGTATAAACCGCCACTCCCAACCGGTTACTACGGCAACGCTGTTGCGTGTCCGGCTGCTTTGAGCACGGCGGGTATGCTATGCAAAGAGCCGTTGGGTTACGCATTGAAGTTGGTATTGGAAGCTAAAGAGGATGTGACGGAGGAGTACATGAAGTCGACGGCTGACCTCATGGTGTTGAGGGGACGACCTCCCTTCACGGGGACACGCACTTTTTCAATTTCAGACTTGAGGCGAGTAGGGTTTAGGGATGTCGACTTTGGTTGGGGAAAGGCTGGCTATGGTGGAGTAGCCAAGTCCGGCATAGGAGTCAAACCTAGGTTGTTCGACTTTTATGTATCCGGTAAGAATGATAAAGACCAGGATGGAGCTCTCTTGCTTTTCTCCCTCCCACCGACTGCCATGAAGGTATTCGAGGAGGAACTACAACGCCTACTTAAAAAAGGTTATCACATCCTATCAACTTTATAA